One Enterococcus silesiacus genomic window carries:
- a CDS encoding transcriptional regulator yields MYNIGIVPENNQIGDTYSKELNKLTYQLHSLSSDDIINEAPKMDALIIEETATHGLKNTCELILELRRDFDVLIWIVSKNLTKTSKIIYLQLGADGVVDKDCDQEESILQLSNILNRVKKIPNSQKKEISYQKEAQVTSNLELIPNNLSVLVEEKEVSLTRLEFQTISYLFDNLGTAVTYEEIYTNVWKEEFEDSDSGNKQYRVSNLIFHLRKKLEENPTQPKYIKTVRSKGYMIVA; encoded by the coding sequence ATGTATAACATAGGTATCGTACCAGAAAACAATCAAATAGGAGATACATATTCAAAAGAATTAAATAAACTAACCTATCAATTACATTCATTATCAAGCGATGACATTATCAATGAGGCACCTAAAATGGATGCGTTAATTATTGAAGAAACGGCAACACACGGCTTAAAGAATACGTGTGAATTAATTTTAGAACTTAGAAGAGATTTTGATGTGTTGATCTGGATTGTTTCTAAAAATCTGACGAAGACAAGTAAAATTATTTATTTACAATTAGGAGCAGATGGTGTCGTTGATAAAGACTGCGATCAAGAAGAATCCATCTTACAACTTTCAAATATATTGAATCGAGTTAAAAAGATACCTAATTCACAAAAAAAAGAAATAAGCTATCAGAAAGAAGCACAGGTTACAAGTAACTTAGAACTGATTCCTAATAATTTGAGTGTCTTGGTTGAAGAAAAAGAAGTTAGTTTGACACGCTTAGAGTTTCAAACAATTTCCTATTTATTTGATAACCTTGGGACCGCTGTAACGTATGAAGAGATTTATACAAATGTTTGGAAAGAGGAGTTTGAAGATAGCGATTCAGGGAATAAGCAATATCGTGTTAGTAACTTAATATTCCACTTACGTAAAAAATTGGAGGAAAACCCAACTCAACCTAAATATATTAAAACTGTCCGTTCTAAAGGTTATATGATCGTTGCGTAA